A part of Aegilops tauschii subsp. strangulata cultivar AL8/78 chromosome 2, Aet v6.0, whole genome shotgun sequence genomic DNA contains:
- the LOC109771238 gene encoding uncharacterized protein: protein MAVASDAAHFQKVRIQREDTTFDAYVVGKQDAPGVVVLQEWWGVNNQVKNHATHISQIGHGYRALVPDLYRGKVALDAAEARHLMEGLDWQGAIKDIQASVKWLKENGSPKVGVTGYCMGGALAIASGVLVPEVDAVVAFYGTPSSKLVDPSRALAPIQAHFGELDTYVGFADVTAAKSLEEKLKSCGVPHEVHIYPGCSHAFMNTSPEALKNQGAIDLAWSRFATWMARFL, encoded by the exons ATGGCCGTTGCCAGCGACGCCGCCCATTTCCAGAAGGTGCGGATCCAGCGAGAGGACACG ACCTTCGATGCCTATGTTGTCGGCAAACAGGATGCCCCCGGAGTTGTAGTGTTGCAAGAGTGGTGGGGCGTCAACAACCAGGTGAAGAACCATGCCACCCACATCTCCCAAATCGGCCATGGATACAGAGCGCTTGTTCCAGA TTTGTACCGTGGGAAGGTCGCTCTGGATGCTGCCGAGGCTCGGCATCTGATGGAAGGGCTAGACTGGCAGGGCGCAATCAAGGACATTCAAGCCTCGGTGAAATGGCTCAAGGAAAATGGATCACCCAAG GTTGGTGTTACTGGTTATTGCATGGGAGGTGCACTGGCAATCGCGAGTGGAGTTTTGGTACCGGAGGTTGATGCTGTTGTTGCTTTCTACGGGACACCATCGTCGAAGCTTGTTGATCCTTCCAGGGCTCTGGCTCCAATCCAGGCTCATTTTGGGGAGCTCGACACTTATGTCGGGTTTGCCGATGTGACC GCAGCCAAGTCGTTGGAGGAGAAGCTCAAGTCTTGTGGGGTACCACATGAAGTGCACATATACCCTGGATGCTCCCATGCCTTCATGAACACATCACCTGAGGCTCTCAAGAATCAGGGAGCCATTGACCTGGCATGGTCCCGCTTTGCTACATGGATGGCTCGTTTCCTGTGA
- the LOC109771245 gene encoding uncharacterized protein, whose translation MEMSPLLKLVSITLLLIPWFPHAMAATSLLEEQAEVLLAWKATLQSHPSQLQSWGSANNTARPCSWHGIRCSKHRARRQEVITEISLPGLGLGGELNNLNFTVLRTLMSIQLSNNKIRGSFPPALASSLPNLRHLMLQENELSGEIPSQIKLLESLVVLDFSANHLSGPIPTELGYLKKLARIDFSNNSLTGPIPRNLGKSTSITILYLGGNRLSGYIPQELGYLLCLNQLSLWKNKLIGSIPNSFGRLINLKGLYLWGNQLSGRIPQELGFLVNLEELDLSSNQLTGSIPSTFGSLSKLTMLHLFGNKLSGYLPRELRNLSNLEYLELNNNQLMGFIPHIFVNLTKLSILRLDANHFYGYLPRELGYMVNLDNLDLSENKLIGSIPNTFGSLTKLTRLYLWGNQLSGSIPQELGFLVNLEELDLSNNQLTGSIPSTFGSLSKLTMLHLFGNKLSGYLPQELGNLSNLEYLDLNNNQLMGSIPHIFVNLTKLSILHLDANHFYGYIPRELGYMVNLDNLGLSDNNLMGSIPNTFGSLAKLTGLHLDGNQLTGHIPRELGYLVDLEELALSNNKLTGSIPDVIGKLTKLRKLRLGENNFSGQIPQEIGTFMNLVVLQLGANNFSGPLPPELCAGGLLQNLTAFDNNLNGQLPSSLGNCKSLVRVRLERNQIEGDISELGVHPNLVYMDMNSNKLFGQLSYHWGGCHNLTKLGISNNNITGKIPASMGRLSQLNVLDLSSNSLEGELPRELGNLERLFQLHLADNLFHGSIPQEFGALSNLESLDLSSNNLSGLVQGSIENCLKLRSLNLSHNNFKGNIPVVLGVLKNLHDMLDLSDNSFTGKIPSQLSGLIMLDNLNLSHNELYGVIPSPFQSMKSLTSIDLSYNELEGPVPESKLFKGAPVQWFIHNKMLCGIVEGLPPCNNTTWSGGKRKRYKTLVLAMITPLVSLILVAVTLMFTNARKKSMKIKEDIVTPKKVFSIWNFDGEDVFKQIVEATNDFSETHCIGTGGYGSVYKAKLATSEIFAVKKIHMIEDNYCVNELVFNSEIEALVQTRHRNIVKLYGYCSSSQGKYLIYEYMERGNLAETLRNNERAIELDWRRRINIALDVVHALAYMHHDCSLPIVHRDITSNNILLDLEFRACISDFGMAKILNIDGRNLTSLVGTKGYIAPELSYTENVTEKCDVYSFGVLVLELFMGCHPGDFLFSLLSSTKNNDVCLQDVLDSRLIVPNAETAREIYYILSVAARCLEPNPSSRQTSRRASDELSVIKVCEDHVDYMHIGLRIPAKQCL comes from the exons ATGGAGATGTCGCCTCTCCTGAAGCTCGTCTCAATCACTCTACTACTAATACCGTGGTTTCCTCATGCCATGGCAGCGACATCCCTCCTGGAAGAACAAGCAGAGGTCCTCCTTGCCTGGAAAGCCACACTCCAAAGCCATCCAAGCCAGCTACAATCCTGGGGAAGTGCAAACAACACTGCGCGGCCGTGCAGCTGGCATGGCATCAGGTGCAGCAAGCATCGAGCAAGGCGCCAGGAGGTGATCACCGAGATCTCGCTACCCGGGTTGGGGCTCGGAGGGGAGCTCAACAACCTCAACTTCACTGTGCTGCGTACTCTGATGAGCATCCAACTCTCCAACAATAAGATAAGGGGCTCCTTTCCACCTGCTTTAGCATCATCCTTACCAAACCTGAGACACCTAATGCTCCAAGAGAATGAGCTTTCCGGTGAAATACCAAGCCAAATAAAACTACTAGAGAGTCTGGTTGTGTTGGATTTCTCAGCCAACCACTTGTCTGGCCCCATCCCCACTGAACTAGGCTACCTAAAGAAGCTGGCTAGGATAGATTTTTCCAACAACAGCCTCACTGGTCCTATTCCAAGAAATCTAGGGAAATCAACTAGTATCACAATCTTGTACCTTGGTGGTAATCGGTTATCCGGATACATCCCTCAAGAACTAGGTTACCTGTTGTGTTTAAATCAGTTGTCTCTTTGGAAAAACAAATTAATTGGTTCCATCCCCAATTCCTTTGGGAGATTGATTAACCTCAAAGGCTTGTACCTATGGGGTAACCAACTTTCCGGACGTATTCCTCAAGAACTTGGTTTCCTAGTAAATTTAGAAGAGTTGGATCTTAGCAGCAACCAACTGACGGGTTCCATCCCCAGTACATTTGGAAGTTTGTCAAAGCTCACTATGTTGCACCTTTTTGGTAATAAATTATCTGgatatcttcctcgagaactaagAAACCTGTCAAATCTTGAATATTTGGAACTTAACAACAACCAACTCATGGGTTTCATCCCCCATATCTTTGTAAATTTGACAAAGCTCTCTATCTTGCGCCTTGATGCTAACCACTTCTATGgatatcttcctcgagaactaggTTACATGGTGAATCTTGATAACTTGGATCTAAGCGAGAACAAACTCATTGGTTCCATCCCCAATACATTTGGAAGTTTAACTAAGCTCACTCGCTTGTACCTATGGGGTAACCAACTTTCCGGAAGTATTCCTCAAGAACTTGGTTTCCTAGTAAATTTAGAAGAGTTGGATCTTAGCAACAACCAACTCACGGGTTCCATCCCCAGTACATTTGGAAGTTTGTCAAAGCTCACTATGTTGCACCTTTTTGGTAATAAATTATCTGGATATCTTCCTCAAGAACTAGGCAACCTGTCAAATCTTGAATATTTGGATCTTAACAACAACCAACTCATGGGTTCCATCCCCCATATCTTTGTAAATTTGACAAAGCTCTCTATCTTGCACCTTGATGCTAACCACTTCTATGGATATATTCCTCGAGAACTAGGTTACATGGTGAATCTTGATAACTTGGGTCTAAGCGACAACAATCTCATGGGATCCATTCCCAATACCTTTGGAAGTTTGGCTAAGCTCACTGGCTTGCACCTTGATGGTAATCAGTTAACCGGACATATTCCTCGAGAACTAGGTTACCTGGTGGATTTAGAAGAATTGGCTCTTAGCAATAACAAGCTCACTGGTTCCATCCCTGATGTCATTGGAAAGTTGACTAAGCTCAGAAAATTGCGTCTCGGTGAAAATAATTTCTCCGGACAAATTCCTCAAGAAATCGGTACCTTTATGAATCTTGTGGTCCTGCAACTTGGCGCAAACAATTTCTCTGGTCCCTTGCCACCTGAGTTGTGTGCTGGAGGCCTTCTCCAGAATTTAACTGCATTTGATAACAATCTGAATGGACAATTGCCATCAAGTTTGGGAAACTGCAAAAGCCTAGTTCGAGTTCGTCTTGAAAGGAATCAAATAGAAGGTGATATCTCTGAGTTGGGAGTTCATCCTAATCTTGTTTATATGGACATGAATTCAAATAAACTATTTGGTCAATTGTCTTATCACTGGGGAGGATGTCATAATCTTACCAAGCTGGGCATATCAAACAACAACATCACAGGGAAAATACCTGCAAGTATGGGGAGGCTATCTCAGCTAAATGTACTTGATCTCTCCTCAAACAGTCTCGAAGGAGAGCTTCCTAGAGAACTAGGCAATTTAGAACGATTATTCCAGCTGCATCTTGCAGATAATTTGTTCCATGGAAGCATACCACAAGAATTTGGAGCATTGTCCAATCTAGAGTCGTTGGATTTATCATCAAATAACCTTAGTGGTTTGGTACAAGGATCAATTGAGAATTGTTTGAAGCTCCGCTCATTGAATTTGAGTCACAATAATTTTAAAGGAAACATCCCTGTAGTGCTTGGGGTGTTGAAAAACTTACATGACATGTTGGATTTAAGTGATAATTCATTTACTGGGAAAATACCTAGCCAACTTAGTGGTCTGATAATGCTGGATAATTTGAATCTTTCACACAATGAACTTTATGGTGTAATCCCATCACCATTTCAGAGTATGAAAAGCTTGACATCCATTGATTTGTCTTACAATGAATTGGAAGGACCAGTCCCAGAGAGTAAGCTCTTCAAAGGAGCTCCAGTTCAGTGGTTCATCCATAATAAGATGCTATGTGGCATAGTGGAAGGATTGCCTCCTTGCAATAACACAACTTGGAGTGGAGGGAAAAGGAAACGGTACAAAACACTTGTACTAGCCATGATTACTCCTCTAGTATCTCTTATTCTTGTTGCGGTGACGTTGATGTTCACAAATGCAAGGAAGAAATCCATGAAAATTAAAGAGGATATAGTAACACCCAAAAAAGTATTCTCTATTTGGAATTTTGATGGGGAGGATGTATTCAAACAGATAGTTGAAGCAACCAATGATTTTAGTGAAACACATTGCATAGGGACTGGGGGATATGGATCTGTCTATAAAGCCAAACTTGCAACATCTGAAATATTTGCAGTGAAGAAGATACACATGATTGAAGATAACTATTGTGTGAACGAGTTGGTATTCAATAGTGAAATCGAGGCATTGGTGCAGACTCGGCATAGAAACATCGTAAAACTATATGGATATTGTTCCTCTAGCCAAGGCAAATATCTTATCTATGAATATATGGAGAGGGGAAACTTGGCAGAAACACTAAGGAACAATGAAAGGGCAATTGAATTGGACTGGAGAAGGCGGATAAATATTGCACTAGATGTTGTTCATGCTTTGGCATACATGCATCATGATTGTTCATTACCAATAGTCCACAGAGATATAACAAGCAACAACATTTTACTTGATCTGGAATTTAGGGCTTGCATCTCCGACTTCGGTATGGCTAAAATTCTCAATATTGATGGTCGAAATCTCACAAGTCTTGTTGGGACGAAAGGCTATATTGCCCCAG AGCTATCATATACAGAGAATGTGACGGAGAAATGTGATGTATACAGCTTCGGAGTTCTTGTTCTAGAGCTATTTATGGGATGCCATCCAGGAGATTTTCTCTTTTCTCTCTTGTCATCCACCAAAAATAATGATGTGTGCTTGCAAGATGTGTTAGACTCAAGGCTCATTGTCCCTAATGCTGAAACTGCTAGGGAAATATACTACATCCTCAGTGTTGCAGCTCGGTGTCTTGAGCCTAACCCATCAAGCAGACAAACATCACGACGTGCTAGTGACGAGCTATCTGTGATTAAAGTATGTGAAGATCATGTTGATTATATGCATATTGGCCTCAGAATTCCTGCAAAACAGTGCCTATGA